A window of the Lactobacillus amylovorus DSM 20531 genome harbors these coding sequences:
- a CDS encoding cation-translocating P-type ATPase: MNEEKTNLETGLTSSQVEKHIQAGEVNKAVDDQFKTNKQIIRENLFTYFNLIFLVLSILLIFVGAYKDLTFLPVIVLNTVIGIVQEIRAKKILSKLNVMNTTEIVALRDSKEEKVPIEKLVKGDLVLLKTGDQIPADGKVVKGNIRVNESLLTGESDEITKEVGDDLMSGSFVVSGSAYMQLEKVGKESYISKLTIKAKAMSSREQSEMVRSINKLIKWVGIIIIPLGIALFSMSFFVNHMSLYRSIVSMEAAIIGMIPEGLYLLTTIALALSAVRLARKQVMLHDMKSVETLARVNVLCVDKTGTITEPKLSVERAVVSKDFKGNNLDQLIGDFSASMPADNATMKAIHEHFTENSGKQASGILPFTSVNKYSGVIFDDHTLLIGAPEMVLRDQFEQYKDEFERYAATGYRVLIVANYPGVLTEDDSKLTKPVEVYGYILLSNPIRKEAKDTFEYFAKQGVEIKVISGDNPVTVSRVAKQAGIKNADKDIDAQEIPDDGYEDAVKNYSVFGRVKPEQKRKFVKALQNLGNTVAMTGDGVNDILAMKKADCSIAMASGNSAAVQASQVVLLDSNFAKMPQVVNEGRQVVNNIQRSASLFLVKNIFSFLMAIFSLIMVINYPLQPSQITLISAFTIGLPSFLLALESNHNRIRGQFIPNVLARAIPGGVTDMLAVSILVVAGGYISLDHNDVGTTATLLLVAVGAMVLYHISAPLNKFRALVMFISFLGLLLAIIFLHDLFSLTMISDKAIFVLLVLFCAATTIFRWLSRILDGVQEVLVVFDQKGKNMTFAELHEAYQRGRKSVW; this comes from the coding sequence ATGAACGAAGAAAAAACAAATTTAGAAACGGGCCTAACTAGTAGCCAGGTTGAGAAGCATATTCAAGCTGGTGAAGTAAATAAGGCCGTTGATGATCAATTTAAAACAAATAAACAAATCATACGAGAAAACTTGTTTACTTACTTTAACTTAATTTTCTTGGTTTTATCGATTTTGCTGATCTTTGTAGGTGCATATAAGGATCTGACTTTCTTGCCGGTTATTGTTTTAAACACCGTGATTGGAATTGTGCAGGAAATTCGTGCTAAAAAGATTTTGAGCAAGTTGAACGTGATGAACACGACCGAAATCGTGGCTTTGCGTGATAGTAAAGAAGAAAAAGTCCCGATTGAGAAACTGGTTAAGGGAGATCTTGTTTTATTAAAGACAGGTGATCAGATTCCTGCCGATGGAAAAGTTGTTAAGGGCAATATCCGGGTCAATGAATCTCTTTTAACCGGTGAATCCGATGAAATTACTAAAGAAGTCGGTGACGATCTGATGTCAGGCTCCTTCGTGGTTTCAGGTTCTGCCTATATGCAATTAGAAAAGGTAGGTAAAGAAAGCTACATTTCTAAGTTGACTATTAAAGCTAAGGCAATGAGCAGCAGAGAACAATCAGAAATGGTGCGCTCAATCAATAAATTGATTAAATGGGTCGGTATTATCATTATTCCCCTGGGCATAGCACTATTTTCGATGAGTTTCTTTGTCAACCATATGTCGCTATACCGCAGTATTGTTTCTATGGAAGCCGCAATTATCGGTATGATTCCGGAAGGATTATATCTTTTAACGACGATTGCCTTAGCATTGTCCGCAGTACGTTTGGCCCGCAAACAGGTAATGCTGCATGATATGAAGAGTGTAGAAACACTTGCCCGTGTTAACGTCCTTTGTGTTGACAAAACAGGTACGATTACTGAACCAAAACTGAGTGTAGAAAGGGCAGTTGTTTCTAAGGATTTTAAAGGAAATAACTTAGATCAACTCATTGGTGATTTTTCGGCCAGCATGCCAGCAGATAATGCAACAATGAAGGCAATTCATGAGCATTTTACTGAAAATAGTGGTAAGCAAGCTAGTGGCATTTTGCCTTTTACTTCTGTTAATAAATACAGTGGTGTAATTTTCGATGATCATACCCTTTTAATCGGTGCGCCGGAAATGGTCTTGCGTGATCAATTTGAACAGTATAAAGATGAGTTTGAACGATATGCTGCAACTGGCTACCGTGTTTTGATCGTTGCTAATTATCCTGGTGTTTTAACTGAAGATGATTCGAAATTAACTAAACCGGTTGAAGTATATGGCTACATTCTGTTGTCTAATCCAATTAGAAAAGAAGCTAAGGATACCTTTGAATACTTTGCTAAACAGGGTGTAGAAATTAAAGTTATTTCTGGTGATAATCCGGTAACTGTATCAAGAGTAGCTAAACAAGCTGGTATTAAAAATGCCGATAAGGATATTGATGCCCAGGAAATACCAGATGATGGTTATGAGGATGCAGTGAAAAACTATAGCGTCTTTGGTAGAGTTAAACCAGAACAAAAGCGTAAATTCGTTAAAGCCTTACAAAATTTAGGTAATACTGTAGCCATGACTGGTGACGGTGTTAACGATATTTTGGCGATGAAGAAAGCTGATTGTTCAATCGCAATGGCCTCCGGTAATAGTGCTGCCGTTCAAGCTTCCCAGGTTGTTTTGCTTGATTCCAATTTTGCTAAAATGCCACAAGTGGTAAATGAGGGGAGACAAGTAGTTAACAACATTCAACGTTCAGCAAGTTTGTTCTTGGTAAAGAATATCTTCTCATTCTTGATGGCGATTTTCTCACTAATAATGGTAATTAATTATCCATTGCAGCCATCACAAATTACGTTGATTTCTGCTTTCACGATTGGTTTGCCATCATTCCTCTTAGCTCTAGAAAGCAACCACAATCGTATTCGTGGTCAATTTATCCCAAATGTTTTGGCAAGAGCGATCCCAGGTGGGGTAACCGATATGTTGGCCGTAAGTATTTTGGTAGTTGCAGGAGGCTATATTTCACTTGATCATAACGATGTCGGCACTACTGCTACTTTATTGCTAGTAGCAGTTGGTGCAATGGTTTTGTACCATATTTCAGCACCGCTTAATAAATTCAGAGCATTGGTAATGTTTATTTCGTTCTTAGGACTACTGCTCGCGATTATTTTCTTACATGATTTATTTTCATTGACAATGATTTCTGATAAAGCAATATTTGTTTTGCTTGTCTTGTTCTGTGCAGCTACGACAATTTTCCGTTGGTTATCAAGAATCTTGGATGGCGTGCAAGAAGTGCTAGTCGTCTTTGATCAAAAAGGCAAGAATATGACATTTGCAGAACTACACGAAGCATATCAACGTGGTCGAAAAAGCGTATGGTGA
- a CDS encoding dihydrofolate reductase, with the protein MIEYVWAEDKKRQIGVDGHLPWHLPADLKHFKEKTIDHPILMGRKTFTSLPKLLPRRKHIVLTHSEELKAKWQDNDQVEILTSIEEMNKYLADHQAETICAIGGVSIFKALLDQVDVLEKTEIDGIFRADTVMPEIDYSRFKLVHKEPHDVDSKNKYPYTFLTYVRKD; encoded by the coding sequence ATGATCGAATATGTTTGGGCAGAAGATAAAAAAAGACAAATTGGCGTAGATGGTCATTTGCCATGGCATTTGCCAGCTGATTTAAAGCATTTTAAGGAAAAAACGATTGATCATCCGATCTTAATGGGCAGAAAAACTTTCACTAGTTTGCCAAAATTACTACCAAGAAGAAAGCATATTGTTTTAACTCACAGTGAAGAGTTGAAAGCTAAATGGCAAGATAATGATCAAGTTGAGATTTTAACTTCGATAGAAGAAATGAATAAATATCTCGCTGATCACCAAGCCGAAACTATTTGTGCGATTGGTGGCGTATCAATTTTTAAGGCATTGCTTGATCAAGTTGATGTGCTGGAAAAAACTGAAATTGATGGGATTTTTAGGGCAGATACAGTTATGCCAGAGATTGATTATTCTCGGTTTAAATTGGTACATAAAGAGCCTCATGATGTAGATAGTAAGAATAAATATCCTTATACTTTTTTAACCTATGTTAGAAAAGACTAA
- a CDS encoding methionine ABC transporter ATP-binding protein, protein MSIIQLDHIDVDFPQKKGKVVKAVSDVTLHVEKGDIYGVVGFSGAGKSTLVRTINLLQHPSKGNIKVNDVDFVKGGKQVISNKQLQLERRKIGMIFQGFNLLNETTVLENVAFALKHAKLSDEELEKRSLELLDLVDLKDKANFYPVELSGGQQQRVAIARALANHPDILISDEATSALDPQNTQQILDLLKRLNKQLGLTVVLITHEMDAVKKICNKVAVMEHGKMIEKGNLRQVFLHPKKELTKRFVGGGLEAIQTLEALNLGKLEANEEVYQLVYSIANVTKSIIIELYRQIGVEVSMLYGNVELLNGEAIGTLVVLVKGDADKQKQAREFLEKQNVTLTRLDEKGNLDD, encoded by the coding sequence ATGAGCATTATTCAATTAGATCATATTGATGTAGATTTTCCTCAAAAAAAGGGTAAAGTTGTCAAAGCAGTTAGCGATGTAACTTTGCACGTTGAAAAAGGCGATATTTATGGAGTTGTCGGCTTCTCTGGTGCCGGTAAGTCAACCTTGGTTAGAACGATTAACCTCCTGCAACATCCTAGCAAGGGTAATATCAAGGTCAACGATGTCGATTTTGTTAAAGGGGGCAAACAAGTTATTTCTAATAAACAATTGCAACTGGAACGTCGAAAAATCGGCATGATTTTCCAAGGTTTCAACCTATTAAATGAAACAACGGTTTTAGAAAATGTTGCTTTTGCATTAAAGCACGCAAAACTTTCCGATGAAGAATTAGAAAAACGTTCATTAGAATTGCTTGATTTAGTTGATTTGAAAGATAAGGCTAACTTTTATCCAGTTGAATTATCAGGTGGTCAGCAACAAAGAGTAGCTATTGCTCGTGCTTTAGCTAACCACCCCGATATCTTGATCTCTGATGAAGCTACTAGTGCGCTTGATCCACAAAATACACAACAAATTTTGGATCTATTGAAGCGACTCAATAAGCAATTAGGTTTGACTGTAGTTTTAATCACCCACGAAATGGATGCCGTTAAGAAGATCTGTAATAAGGTTGCTGTAATGGAACACGGTAAGATGATTGAAAAAGGTAATTTGCGTCAAGTCTTCTTGCATCCTAAGAAGGAATTGACTAAACGCTTTGTTGGTGGTGGCCTTGAAGCTATTCAAACTTTAGAGGCCTTGAACCTTGGCAAGCTAGAAGCAAATGAAGAGGTATATCAACTAGTTTACAGCATTGCCAATGTGACTAAGTCCATCATTATTGAACTTTACCGTCAAATTGGAGTAGAGGTTTCAATGCTTTATGGTAACGTGGAACTATTAAATGGCGAAGCGATCGGTACTTTGGTTGTTTTGGTTAAAGGGGATGCCGATAAGCAAAAGCAAGCTAGAGAATTCTTGGAGAAGCAAAACGTTACTTTGACTAGATTGGATGAAAAGGGGAATTTAGATGATTAG
- a CDS encoding flavocytochrome c, which produces MPNNKELKNKYDAIIVGSGGTGLTAALQARELGLNVVILEKNGKTGGNTSRASSGMNASESLVQLDEGIIDNNRDFYEETLKGGGLLNDRAMLKYFVNHSAIAISWLMKYGVHLTDLTITGGMSVKRAHRPGSMEPVGFYLTSRLTNQVKKAGVDIFTGAKVTKLLQDKNGNVNGVEVETDEGVKTIKAKAVLLATGGFGASKEIIKKYRPDLVDYKTTNQPGATGDGIKLAKEIGAQLMQMNFIQVHPTADTDNPHVYLIGEGLRGEGAILVNKAGKRFVNELNTRKIVSSAITGLNEDGAYLVFDSGVRAHFEAVEFYDHIGLVKEGSTLADLAKEIDVDPENLAATVDEWNKAVENHKDKEFGRTTGMDRELNRGPYYAIHIHPAIHYTMGGIHINTETQVLDTNGNVIKGLYAAGEVSGGLHGNNRIGGNSVAETVIFGRQAGIQMAKYAREHK; this is translated from the coding sequence ATGCCAAATAATAAAGAATTAAAAAATAAATATGATGCAATAATTGTTGGTTCAGGTGGTACTGGTTTAACAGCAGCACTTCAAGCTCGTGAACTTGGTTTGAATGTTGTTATTTTGGAAAAGAACGGTAAAACTGGTGGTAACACTAGTCGTGCTTCTAGTGGTATGAACGCATCTGAATCATTGGTTCAACTTGATGAAGGAATCATTGACAACAACCGTGACTTTTACGAAGAAACTTTAAAAGGTGGCGGTTTATTAAACGACCGTGCAATGCTTAAGTACTTTGTTAACCACTCCGCTATTGCAATTAGCTGGTTAATGAAATATGGCGTTCATTTGACTGATTTAACCATTACCGGTGGGATGAGCGTAAAGAGAGCTCACCGTCCAGGTTCAATGGAACCAGTTGGCTTTTATTTGACTTCACGTTTAACTAACCAAGTTAAAAAGGCCGGTGTAGATATCTTTACTGGTGCTAAAGTAACTAAATTGTTGCAAGACAAGAATGGCAATGTTAACGGCGTAGAAGTTGAAACTGATGAAGGCGTTAAAACAATTAAGGCTAAGGCAGTTTTGCTTGCTACTGGTGGCTTTGGCGCTTCTAAAGAAATCATCAAGAAGTATCGTCCAGATTTAGTTGACTACAAGACTACCAACCAACCAGGTGCTACTGGCGATGGGATTAAGCTTGCTAAAGAAATTGGTGCGCAATTGATGCAAATGAACTTTATTCAAGTTCACCCAACTGCAGATACTGATAACCCACACGTTTACTTAATCGGTGAAGGTTTACGAGGTGAAGGTGCTATTTTGGTTAACAAGGCCGGCAAGCGTTTTGTTAACGAATTAAACACCCGTAAAATTGTTTCAAGTGCGATTACTGGTTTAAACGAAGACGGTGCATACTTGGTATTCGATTCAGGTGTTCGTGCTCATTTTGAAGCTGTAGAATTTTATGACCACATTGGCTTGGTTAAGGAGGGCAGCACTTTGGCTGACTTAGCTAAGGAAATTGATGTTGATCCAGAAAACTTAGCTGCCACAGTAGATGAGTGGAACAAGGCCGTTGAAAACCACAAGGATAAGGAATTTGGCAGAACTACTGGTATGGATCGTGAATTAAACCGTGGACCATACTACGCTATTCACATTCACCCAGCTATTCACTACACTATGGGCGGAATTCATATCAACACCGAAACTCAAGTATTGGATACCAACGGTAACGTAATTAAAGGTCTTTATGCAGCTGGTGAAGTTTCTGGCGGACTTCACGGCAACAACCGTATTGGTGGTAACTCAGTTGCTGAAACGGTTATCTTTGGTCGCCAAGCTGGTATTCAAATGGCTAAATACGCTAGAGAACACAAATAA
- a CDS encoding MetQ/NlpA family ABC transporter substrate-binding protein, whose amino-acid sequence MRKRRRRNTIIWTIIGVLILIAGWFSFGSGIPSKTQAKTVTVGVVSQSKQDAAIWRSVAQTAKDKYGITIKIKNFTDYNQPNKALKSGDVDLNAFQHYAFLKAWNKSNGGGVVPIGKTYIAPIRLYSKKYKKLSQLPDGATIAIPNDATNESRALFVLKNAGLIGLRKGKTLVTVADITKNPRNLKLKEVGAEQTGRVINSVDASVVNNDYAGPAGLGDKQTIYVEPVNKDSKQWINIICAKKGQENNRLYKDVVKAYQTEKTKKLTKHYYGNSQIAAWDIKIK is encoded by the coding sequence ATGCGTAAGCGTAGACGGAGAAATACGATTATTTGGACAATTATCGGCGTTTTAATCTTAATTGCTGGTTGGTTTAGTTTTGGATCAGGAATTCCAAGTAAAACCCAAGCCAAGACTGTAACAGTTGGTGTTGTCTCACAAAGTAAACAAGATGCAGCTATTTGGAGGAGCGTTGCTCAAACGGCTAAAGATAAATATGGTATTACGATTAAGATAAAGAATTTTACTGATTACAACCAGCCAAACAAGGCTTTGAAATCTGGCGATGTTGATTTGAATGCTTTCCAACACTACGCCTTCCTTAAAGCATGGAACAAGTCAAATGGTGGTGGTGTAGTTCCAATCGGTAAAACTTATATTGCACCAATTCGTTTGTACTCTAAGAAATACAAGAAGTTGTCTCAATTGCCAGATGGTGCAACTATTGCCATTCCAAATGATGCAACTAATGAATCAAGAGCATTGTTTGTTCTTAAAAACGCTGGCTTAATCGGTTTAAGAAAGGGCAAGACACTTGTTACTGTAGCCGATATCACTAAGAACCCACGCAACCTTAAGTTAAAGGAAGTTGGTGCTGAACAAACTGGTCGAGTAATCAATTCAGTTGATGCTTCAGTAGTTAACAACGACTATGCTGGTCCAGCTGGTTTAGGCGATAAGCAAACTATTTACGTTGAACCAGTTAACAAAGATTCTAAGCAATGGATCAACATCATTTGTGCTAAGAAGGGTCAAGAAAACAACCGACTTTACAAAGATGTGGTTAAGGCCTACCAAACTGAAAAGACAAAGAAGTTGACTAAGCACTACTACGGTAATTCACAAATTGCTGCTTGGGATATCAAGATTAAGTAG
- a CDS encoding L-lactate dehydrogenase: MSRKVFLVGDGAVGSTFANDLLQNATVDELAICDVAKDRPVGDSMDLEDITPFMGQTNIHPAEYSDAGDADVCVITAGVPRKPGETRLDLVAKNVKILKSIVKPIVDSGFKGVFVVSANPVDILTTLTQKLSGFPKNRVIGTGTSLDSMRLRVELAKKLNVPVAKVNSMVLGEHGDTSFENFDESIVDGKPLRDYAEINDDVLSEIETDVRKKGGKIIANKGATFYGVAMMLTQIVSAILDNRSICLPLSAPINGEYGIKHDLYLGTPAVINGNGIEKVIETEISDAENAKMINSADKMQEVLSGIEL, from the coding sequence ATGAGTAGAAAAGTATTTCTTGTTGGTGATGGTGCCGTAGGTTCAACTTTTGCAAATGACTTATTGCAAAACGCTACTGTTGATGAATTGGCAATTTGCGATGTAGCTAAGGATCGTCCAGTTGGTGACTCAATGGACCTTGAAGATATCACTCCATTTATGGGTCAAACCAACATCCACCCAGCTGAATACAGCGACGCCGGAGATGCTGATGTTTGTGTAATTACTGCTGGTGTTCCTCGTAAACCAGGTGAAACTAGACTTGACTTGGTAGCTAAGAACGTTAAGATCTTGAAAAGTATTGTTAAGCCAATCGTTGACTCAGGCTTCAAGGGTGTATTCGTTGTTTCAGCTAACCCAGTAGACATTTTGACTACTTTAACTCAAAAATTGTCAGGCTTCCCTAAGAATCGTGTAATTGGTACTGGTACTTCACTTGACTCAATGCGTCTTCGCGTTGAACTGGCTAAGAAACTTAACGTTCCAGTTGCTAAGGTAAACTCAATGGTTTTAGGTGAACACGGTGACACTAGCTTTGAAAACTTTGATGAATCAATCGTTGATGGTAAGCCACTTCGTGACTACGCTGAAATCAACGACGACGTTTTAAGCGAAATTGAAACTGATGTCCGCAAGAAGGGTGGTAAGATTATTGCCAACAAGGGTGCTACATTCTACGGTGTTGCTATGATGCTTACCCAAATCGTTAGTGCTATTTTGGATAACCGTTCAATCTGCTTGCCATTATCAGCACCAATCAACGGTGAATACGGCATTAAGCACGACCTTTACTTAGGTACTCCAGCTGTTATTAACGGCAACGGTATCGAAAAGGTTATCGAAACCGAAATTTCGGATGCTGAAAATGCTAAGATGATCAACTCAGCTGATAAGATGCAAGAAGTTTTATCAGGTATTGAACTTTAA
- a CDS encoding class II fumarate hydratase produces MSEENYRIESDTIGPVKIPKDALWGPQTERSRNNFPSGELMPLQIIRAFLHLKKAAAESNVEVGDEPKEKGEAIEDAIDHLLALSDEDLRKDFPLHVLQTGSGTQSNMNVNEVVANLANKLHPGLNILPNDDVNRGQSSNDTFPTAMNIVAVEALDKLEPAVQHLIEELVVKEKKYWKTVKVGRTHLQDATPLTFGQEVSGYISALKHDLSYIQELKPTLYELAIGGTAVGTGLNAAPGMTEKIAGKLSEVYGHEFKVKTNKFWGLAHHSGLDVMHGALKTLAADMFKIAQDIRFLASGPRAGYGELNIPANEPGSSIMPGKVNPTQAEAVTMAAAKVFGNDTTITFASSQGNFEMNVFKTVMIASFLDSCDILTGTITGFADRMIHGLTVNDERMDDLLENSLMTVTALSPHIGYHAAAKIAQAAQKEDTTLKEAALKSGKVTEEQYDEWMDYMKMTNVDKSTPEE; encoded by the coding sequence ATGAGCGAAGAAAACTATCGTATTGAAAGCGACACCATCGGTCCTGTAAAAATTCCTAAGGATGCTTTGTGGGGTCCACAAACGGAAAGAAGTCGCAATAACTTTCCAAGCGGTGAGTTAATGCCTTTACAAATCATCCGTGCATTTTTGCATTTGAAGAAGGCTGCTGCCGAATCAAATGTGGAAGTTGGGGATGAACCTAAGGAAAAAGGTGAAGCAATTGAAGATGCAATTGATCATCTTTTAGCCTTGAGCGATGAAGACTTAAGAAAGGACTTCCCACTTCACGTTTTGCAAACTGGTTCAGGTACGCAAAGCAACATGAACGTCAACGAAGTTGTTGCTAACTTAGCTAACAAGTTGCACCCAGGTTTGAACATTTTGCCAAACGATGACGTTAACCGTGGTCAATCTTCTAACGATACTTTCCCAACAGCAATGAACATCGTTGCCGTTGAAGCACTTGATAAACTTGAACCAGCTGTTCAACACTTAATTGAAGAATTAGTAGTTAAAGAAAAGAAGTACTGGAAGACTGTTAAGGTTGGTCGTACTCACTTGCAAGATGCTACTCCTTTAACTTTTGGTCAAGAAGTTTCAGGCTATATTTCAGCACTTAAACATGACTTGTCATACATTCAAGAATTAAAGCCAACTCTTTATGAATTGGCCATTGGTGGTACTGCAGTAGGTACTGGCTTGAACGCAGCTCCAGGCATGACAGAAAAGATTGCCGGTAAATTATCAGAAGTCTACGGCCATGAATTCAAGGTAAAGACCAACAAGTTCTGGGGCTTAGCTCACCACTCAGGTCTTGATGTAATGCATGGTGCACTTAAGACGCTCGCAGCCGACATGTTTAAGATTGCTCAAGATATCAGATTCTTGGCATCAGGTCCAAGAGCTGGTTACGGTGAATTAAATATTCCTGCTAACGAACCAGGTTCAAGTATCATGCCAGGTAAGGTAAACCCAACTCAAGCCGAAGCTGTAACTATGGCTGCTGCTAAAGTATTTGGTAATGATACCACGATTACTTTTGCTTCAAGTCAAGGTAACTTTGAAATGAACGTCTTTAAGACTGTCATGATTGCTTCATTCCTTGATTCTTGTGATATATTAACTGGTACAATTACTGGTTTTGCTGATAGAATGATTCATGGCTTAACTGTTAACGATGAAAGAATGGATGATTTGCTTGAAAACTCATTGATGACAGTTACTGCTTTATCACCACACATTGGTTACCATGCGGCTGCTAAAATTGCCCAAGCTGCACAAAAAGAGGACACTACTTTGAAAGAAGCTGCCTTAAAGAGCGGCAAGGTTACCGAAGAGCAATACGATGAATGGATGGACTACATGAAGATGACTAATGTCGACAAGTCCACTCCAGAAGAATAA
- a CDS encoding DNA/RNA non-specific endonuclease — translation MKKNHFRSFALSLVAAVGLISFANTNVPCNNQTVYAVSDKSLANLKFHKQEIVTVDHNEPRFSKSTLSKKNGPWQKYSNLDYLNRAQAANALLNKRLMPHSPRAGLTWDPTGWHNKRIASGWLYNRCHLIGYQLTGQNNNPRNLITGTRELNDPDMLKYENEVADYLKDSSSNYVRYRVTPIFKGNDLLANGVEMEAKSLGSNAVDFNVYIFNEQPGVVLNYKDGTSHVKHGSSTIAEHVKAKRHSTRHVTKVRTIHNIKHKISTANYQVIGNKRSKIYHVASGENYHMSSANAVYFPSEAAARRAGYRKSLR, via the coding sequence ATGAAGAAAAATCACTTTCGAAGTTTTGCTCTCTCATTAGTAGCGGCAGTAGGCTTGATTTCCTTCGCCAATACTAATGTCCCATGCAATAACCAAACCGTTTATGCCGTTTCAGATAAATCACTCGCTAATCTGAAATTTCATAAACAAGAAATTGTTACGGTCGACCATAATGAACCGCGCTTCTCTAAAAGTACGTTGTCAAAGAAAAATGGTCCTTGGCAAAAATACAGTAATTTAGATTACTTAAATAGAGCTCAGGCGGCTAATGCCCTTTTGAATAAGAGATTGATGCCCCATAGTCCAAGAGCCGGTTTGACTTGGGATCCAACTGGTTGGCACAACAAACGCATTGCTAGTGGCTGGCTTTACAACCGTTGTCACCTAATTGGCTATCAATTAACCGGTCAAAATAATAATCCGCGCAACCTAATTACTGGAACACGTGAATTAAACGATCCAGACATGCTCAAGTACGAAAATGAAGTTGCCGATTATTTGAAAGACTCTTCAAGTAATTACGTTCGCTATAGAGTTACTCCGATTTTTAAGGGTAATGATTTGTTAGCAAACGGCGTTGAAATGGAAGCCAAGTCTCTTGGCAGCAATGCCGTTGACTTCAATGTTTATATCTTTAATGAGCAGCCTGGCGTAGTTTTAAACTATAAAGATGGTACTAGCCACGTCAAACATGGTTCAAGCACGATTGCTGAACATGTAAAAGCTAAAAGGCATTCCACTCGACATGTAACTAAAGTCAGAACTATTCATAATATTAAACATAAGATTTCTACTGCAAACTACCAAGTAATTGGCAATAAACGCAGCAAGATCTACCACGTTGCTAGTGGTGAAAACTATCATATGAGTTCAGCTAATGCAGTCTACTTCCCTTCAGAAGCTGCTGCTAGACGTGCTGGCTATCGTAAATCATTGAGATAA
- a CDS encoding methionine ABC transporter permease: protein MISWFEKVCPNVLQLGWGGDAGWGTSIFQTLFMTFWATIFGGILGIIFGVLLVVTKEDGIRPNKFWYNVCDKIVSIFRAIPFVILLAFVAPVTQKIVGTQIGMKAALVPLTLGVFPFYARQVQVALESVDTGKVEAAQSLGATVSDIIFDVYLRESRSELIRVSTVTIISLIGLTAMAGAIGAGGLGNTAISYGYNRFNNDVTLVATVLVIILIFIVQIVGDFFAKKMNHQNR from the coding sequence ATGATTAGTTGGTTTGAAAAAGTTTGTCCAAATGTCTTACAACTCGGCTGGGGCGGAGACGCTGGCTGGGGAACTAGTATCTTTCAAACATTATTCATGACTTTTTGGGCCACAATCTTCGGTGGCATTCTTGGAATTATTTTTGGTGTTTTGCTTGTTGTAACCAAAGAAGACGGTATTCGTCCAAACAAGTTCTGGTATAACGTTTGCGATAAGATCGTTTCAATTTTTAGAGCTATTCCATTTGTAATCTTGCTTGCCTTTGTTGCACCTGTTACGCAAAAGATTGTTGGTACTCAAATCGGGATGAAGGCAGCCTTAGTTCCATTAACTTTAGGTGTTTTCCCATTCTACGCTCGTCAGGTACAAGTTGCCCTTGAAAGTGTTGACACAGGTAAAGTAGAGGCTGCTCAAAGTTTAGGCGCAACTGTTTCAGATATCATTTTTGATGTTTACTTACGTGAATCACGTTCAGAATTAATCCGCGTTTCAACAGTAACCATCATTTCATTGATTGGTTTAACTGCAATGGCTGGTGCCATCGGTGCCGGTGGTTTAGGTAACACAGCTATTTCATATGGTTACAATCGTTTTAACAATGACGTTACCTTAGTTGCTACTGTCTTAGTAATTATTTTGATTTTTATTGTACAAATTGTTGGTGACTTCTTTGCTAAAAAGATGAACCATCAAAATAGGTAG